Proteins encoded together in one Larus michahellis chromosome 4, bLarMic1.1, whole genome shotgun sequence window:
- the CENPT gene encoding centromere protein T, producing the protein MADSRPRTRVGVRRGSSGRQTIKTVSDSRKEKAGRTTLLKQRPTVLPDLDNDTPRVMLKRIIQTQPQVSPLAPRISRHEEAEAARSELPSRRVSSMGEMQLPDLVPEDMSIAAFRMTRKRKKLSISEFERAADKRVPQNEAQSTLNSTALARSLHMSLGSLIPPDTVEKRGLLRRPKNRKAIDMEAFEGGVEQNMLKRKDFFSQDYLVESQTASVIQTAMLTSDAEIMLGNTELFIQPQFDERSQNKLSALEPQLSDSKTSAQRSQISDAAQEEARLGGLVSSARKNEGRTRRYSEDLILDRKHVDRMSPVSPKTPAKQQEDKQEHSQRSNPTEQLSLSEEVVVGAAEHRANSGYSEHLEKKLIKKAESQITTAQDARVEEEMAPSEEEGVAEGSVEHQGSPKAEREIAKGVEAGSLGRHSHAFSSSKKSAMKPLDEAVEQADELENQAITVELDGPEELTEDEAESPENEEVSMKTPGFVRAAAYKPLLSTPRPAKPAAPKSPLQPLQAKPVPKRSGASRKKTREPGVASSLIKKIFRHYVKMPVARDAFKIVEKCSVKYFKRLSSDLEAYTRHAGRKTVEMADLEVLMRRQGLVTDKMPLCVLIERYLPLEYRKLLIPIAVSGNKVIPCK; encoded by the exons ATGGCCGACAGCCGTCCGCGGACCCGCGTCGGGGTTCGGCGCGGCAGCAGTGGCCGGCAGACGATCAAG ACTGTATCTGATTCCAGAAAGGAGAAGGCTGGCAGAACCACCTTGCTGAAGCAGAGACCGACGGTGTTACCAGATCTTGACAATGACACGCCACGGGTTATGCTCAAGAGAATCATCCAGACCC AACCACAAGTTTCACCTCTGGCACCTCGGATATCAAGAcatgaagaagcagaagcagctcgATCAGAACTCCCATCTAGGAGGGTCTCCAGCAT GGGGGAAATGCAACTGCCAGACCTTGTTCCTGAGGACATGTCTATCGCCGCATTCCGTATGactaggaagagaaagaaactcaGCATTTCTGAATTTGAGAGAGCAGCAGACAAAAGAGTTCCTCAGAATGAAG ctcaGTCAACGCTGAACAGCACTGCTTTGGCTCG ATCTCTTCACATGTCTCTTGGTTCCTTGATCCCACCAGACACTGTTGAAAAGAGAGGCTTACTCCGGAGGCCAAAAAATCGCAAAGCTATTGACATGGAAGCTTTTGAAGGCGGAGTGGAACAGAACATGCTGAAGAGAAAAGATTTCTTTT CACAGGACTATCTTGTGGAGTCGCAAACAGCATCTGTGATTCAAACAGCCATGCTGACAAGTGATGCAGAAATCATGCTGGGTAACACGGAGCTCTTCATTCAGCCGCAGTTTGACGAACGGAGCCAAAACAAGCTTTCTGCTCTTGAACCACAGCTATCAGATTCAAAAACTTCAGCACAGAGAAGCCAGATTTCTGATGCAGCTCAAGAGGAAGCGAGGCTGGGGGGCCTGGTATCCAGTGCGCGCAAAAATGAGGGAAGGACCCGAAGATATTCTGAGGACTTAATCCTTGATCGCAAGCATGTTGACAGAATGAGTCCTGTATCTCCAAAAACACCTGCAAAACAGCAAGAAGATAAGCAAGAACATTCCCAGCGGAGTAACCCAACGGAACagctttctctttcagaagagGTGGTGGTTGGCG CTGCAGAGCATCGTGCAAATTCTGGATATTCTGAACACTTGGAGAAGAAACTGATCAAAAAAGCAGAATCACAGATAACTACAGCACAGGATGCCAGAGTCGAAGAAGAAATGGCCCCCTCAGAAGAAGAGGGAGTAGCTGAAGGCAGTGTTGAACACCAAGGCTCTCCCAAAGCCG AACGTGAGATTGCCAAAGGTGTTGAAGCTGGAAGTCTGGGCAGGCATTCtcatgctttttcctcctctaaaaaATCTGCGATGAAGCCATTAGATGAAGCTGTTGAACAAGCAGATGAACTGGAAAACCAGGCTATCACGGTAGAATTAGATGGTCCAGAAGAACTTACTGAGGATGAAGCTGAAAGCCCTGAGAATGAAG aggtTTCCATGAAGACACCTGGGTTTGTCCGTGCTGCAGCCTACAAGCCACTGCTGTCAACTCCACGTCCTGCAAAACCTGCTGCTCCCAA GTCTCCCCTGCAGCCGCTGCAGGCTAAGCCAGTTCCAAAGAGGTCAGGAGCATCACGGAAGAAAACGCGTGAGCCTGGAGTGGCAAGTAGTTTGATAAAGAAGATATTTAGGCATTATGTGAAAATGCCAGTGGCCAGAGATGCATTCAAAATTGTTGAAAAATG CTCAGTGAAATACTTCAAGCGGCTAAGCAGCGATCTGGAAGCTTACACCCGCCATGCAGGGAGGAAGACAGTGGAGATGGCTGACCTGGAAGTCCTCATGAGAAG ACAAGGGCTGGTGACAGACAAGATGCCGCTGTGTGTGCTGATAGAGCGTTACCTGCCTCTGGAGTACAGGAAGCTCCTGATTCCGATTGCTGTGAGTGGAAACAAAGTGATCCCCTGCAAGTGA
- the THAP11 gene encoding THAP domain-containing protein 11 — MPGFTCCVPGCYNNSHRDKALHFYTFPKDEELRRLWLKNVSRAGVSGCFSTFQPTTGHRVCSEHFQGGRKSYLVRVPTIFPLRGVNERKAQRAARRPRPAAAAATAAAAASAAQGPPGAAAATAEVPAGGAAEDVKPIDLTVQVELGPGATAGPGPGRLPAAVGGEEVAVEGGPPDHSYSLSSGTTSEELLRKLNEQRDIIALLEVKMKEMKGSIRRLRLAEAQLREEIREKDRLLHAASAGTRKRHGL; from the coding sequence ATGCCGGGCTTCACCTGCTGCGTGCCGGGCTGCTACAACAACTCGCACCGCGACAAGGCGCTGCACTTCTACACCTTCCCCAAGGACGAGGAGCTGCGGCGGCTCTGGCTGAAGAACGTCTCCCGGGCGGGCGTCAGCGGCTGCTTCAGCACCTTCCAGCCCACCACGGGCCACCGCGTCTGCAGCGAGCACTTCCAGGGCGGCCGCAAGTCCTACCTGGTGCGGGTCCCCACCATCTTCCCCCTGCGCGGCGTCAACGAGCGCAAGGCGCagcgggccgcccgccgcccccgccccgccgccgctgccgccaccgccgccgccgccgcctctgccgCGCAGGGTccccccggtgccgccgccgccaccgccgagGTCCCGGCAGGGGGCGCGGCCGAGGACGTGAAGCCCATCGACCTGACGGTGCAGGTGGAGCTCGGGCCCGGGGCAaccgcggggcccggccccggcaggCTACCGGCGGCTgtggggggggaggaggtagcGGTGGAGGGCGGCCCCCCGGACCACTCGTACTCGCTGTCGTCGGGCACCACGTCggaggagctgctgaggaagCTGAACGAGCAGCGCGACATCATTGCGCTGCTGGAGGTGAAGATGAAGGAGATGAAGGGCAGCATCCGTCGCCTGCGCCTGGCCGAGGCCCAGCTCCGTGAGGAGATCCGTGAGAAGGACCGGCTGCTCCACGCTGCCAGCGCTGGCACCCGCAAGCGCCACGGCCTCTGA